One genomic segment of Chitinophaga sancti includes these proteins:
- a CDS encoding transglycosylase domain-containing protein — MKKSVKILWLTVLSLTGVFILLLLLINFRIIGNMPSMETLENPRAALASEVIGDDGTILGKYYQVDRSSSDYDEISKNVLNALVATEDVRFYDHSGIDPYGTMAIPFYLAIGKKRGSSTITQQLALNLQADNSGVQRSKNIIERGFQKMQEWLIAVKLERNFTKEEIITLYLNTVPFGDNVYGIENGARTFFSKDAGHLSIEEAATLIGMLKGTNLYNPRRNPKTALDRRNTVIELMAKNKFISSAEEAAAKSKPIVLRYNKIDHNKGLAPYFREVLRDELKQWCKEHKKSDGSEYNLYRDGLRIYTTINPRMQLYAEEAVDHHLKDLQKVFAQQANIKSGAAWKGHENFLERYMKESDRYQSMVASEIPEDEIKKSFNTPTKMKVFSWRSYTEPELNEIDTVMTPMDSIRYMRAILQAGFMAMDPESGEVKAWVGGPDFRYFKNDHVLKSKRQVGSTFKPFLYCYAIMNGMSPATSLPNEPVTFPKYNYTLSRNSEGSVGGMISMAGALAKSLNLVSAYLIKQLGPAAVADFANEKIGFSVKIPPYPSICLGTPEIPLYDMLQAYTMFAARGIITKPIYITRIEDRNGNILETTAPVKREVISENESYVMTKMMEGVTGPGGTSARLRFRYGIKGQVAGKTGTTNDNTDGWFMGFTPQLLAGAWVGCENNFLHFSTTANGQGANTGLPIWAYFFQKLYADPTLKIDPNATFAIPASIDSQDYTNTDKSLPPGAEAQDQGNGSASDYGGDEPAIDVSKYGEKPAEKPAEKPKEEPKKENNQPAPKAVFPKNN; from the coding sequence ATGAAAAAATCAGTTAAAATATTGTGGCTGACTGTGTTATCGCTGACGGGAGTGTTCATTTTGCTTTTATTGCTGATCAATTTCCGTATCATCGGCAACATGCCATCCATGGAGACCCTGGAAAACCCCAGGGCAGCCCTTGCCTCTGAAGTAATTGGGGATGACGGTACTATACTTGGTAAATATTACCAGGTAGACCGGTCCAGCTCTGATTATGATGAAATTTCCAAAAATGTGCTCAATGCACTGGTAGCTACCGAAGATGTACGCTTTTATGATCACTCTGGTATCGACCCATATGGTACGATGGCCATCCCTTTTTACCTCGCAATCGGTAAAAAGAGAGGTTCGAGTACGATCACCCAGCAGTTAGCGCTGAACCTGCAGGCGGATAATTCCGGTGTACAGCGTTCTAAAAATATAATTGAAAGAGGTTTCCAGAAAATGCAGGAATGGCTGATTGCCGTAAAGCTGGAAAGAAACTTCACGAAAGAGGAAATCATTACCCTGTACCTGAACACCGTACCTTTCGGTGATAACGTATATGGCATTGAAAATGGCGCCCGCACATTCTTTAGTAAAGATGCCGGTCACCTTTCCATCGAAGAGGCTGCCACCCTGATCGGTATGCTGAAGGGTACCAATTTGTACAATCCCCGCAGAAACCCGAAAACAGCGCTGGATCGCCGCAACACGGTGATTGAGCTGATGGCGAAAAATAAATTCATTTCCAGTGCAGAAGAAGCGGCGGCGAAGAGCAAGCCAATCGTACTGCGCTATAATAAGATAGACCATAACAAAGGTCTTGCTCCTTACTTTCGTGAAGTACTGAGAGATGAACTGAAACAATGGTGTAAAGAGCATAAGAAATCAGACGGTTCTGAATATAACCTGTACCGTGATGGTCTGAGGATTTATACAACCATCAACCCACGTATGCAGTTATATGCTGAGGAAGCAGTAGATCATCACCTGAAAGACCTGCAAAAGGTATTTGCCCAACAGGCAAATATTAAGTCTGGTGCTGCATGGAAAGGTCATGAAAACTTCCTGGAGCGGTATATGAAAGAATCTGACCGCTATCAGAGCATGGTGGCTTCAGAAATTCCAGAAGACGAAATTAAGAAGTCATTCAATACCCCTACCAAAATGAAAGTATTCTCCTGGAGGAGCTATACTGAGCCTGAGCTGAATGAGATCGATACGGTAATGACACCAATGGATTCTATCCGCTACATGCGTGCAATTTTGCAGGCAGGTTTCATGGCGATGGACCCTGAGAGTGGTGAGGTGAAGGCATGGGTAGGCGGACCTGATTTCCGTTATTTCAAGAATGATCACGTATTAAAGAGCAAGCGCCAGGTAGGTTCTACATTCAAGCCATTCCTGTATTGCTATGCGATCATGAACGGCATGTCTCCGGCTACATCATTACCGAATGAGCCAGTGACCTTCCCTAAATATAACTATACCCTGAGTCGTAACTCAGAAGGTAGTGTGGGTGGTATGATCTCTATGGCAGGTGCGCTGGCCAAGTCACTGAACCTGGTGTCAGCATACCTGATCAAGCAGTTAGGCCCGGCGGCAGTAGCGGACTTTGCGAATGAAAAGATCGGGTTCTCTGTGAAGATTCCTCCTTATCCTTCTATTTGTCTGGGTACACCGGAGATCCCGCTGTATGATATGTTGCAGGCGTATACCATGTTTGCGGCACGCGGTATCATCACCAAACCGATTTACATTACCCGTATAGAAGATAGAAATGGGAACATCCTGGAAACGACCGCACCGGTAAAACGGGAGGTGATCAGTGAGAATGAGTCGTATGTAATGACCAAGATGATGGAAGGAGTGACTGGTCCGGGAGGTACATCCGCACGTTTACGTTTCCGTTATGGTATAAAAGGACAGGTAGCTGGAAAGACAGGTACTACGAATGATAATACTGATGGTTGGTTTATGGGCTTTACACCACAATTGCTGGCAGGTGCATGGGTAGGTTGTGAGAACAACTTCCTGCATTTCAGTACCACGGCGAATGGTCAGGGTGCGAATACGGGGTTACCGATCTGGGCATATTTCTTCCAGAAATTATATGCAGATCCTACCTTGAAGATAGATCCGAATGCGACGTTTGCGATTCCGGCGTCAATAGATAGCCAGGATTATACGAATACGGATAAGAGTTTGCCTCCGGGTGCAGAAGCGCAGGATCAGGGCAATGGTTCTGCAAGTGATTATGGGGGTGATGAACCAGCAATTGATGTGAGTAAATATGGAGAGAAGCCGGCTGAGAAACCTGCTGAGAAACCGAAGGAAGAGCCGAAGAAAGAGAATAATCAACCGGCGCCGAAAGCGGTGTTTCCGAAAAATAATTAA
- a CDS encoding M20/M25/M40 family metallo-hydrolase: protein MKRLLLLVFSTSCFVNAFAQDYMPSEARIRSTVNYLASDKLKGRGTDEKGGRKAAAWVEKQFKKLGLQPANGTSYFQDFTFDRKEHHDIPSRNVIGYLDNGAPRTIIIGAHYDHIGTALLFDGKYPEGQIHYGADDNASGIAGLLEFIRYFAKNGLKEQFNFLFIAFGGEEMGLQGSKYYVAHPVFPLEKVHFMLNMDMIGRYNAERGLGIGGYASAEEWPDVFKGVAQPGIKFFTDGAGKGPSDHHNFYISGVPVIFLHTGPHDDYHKPTDTAKKVEAKEESDVLKLAIQLINNAMKYKELHYVADK from the coding sequence ATGAAGCGATTGTTATTGTTGGTGTTCAGCACCTCTTGTTTTGTGAATGCTTTTGCACAGGATTACATGCCTTCTGAAGCACGTATCCGTAGCACTGTCAACTACCTGGCATCCGATAAGTTAAAAGGCCGTGGTACCGATGAAAAAGGTGGTAGAAAGGCGGCTGCATGGGTGGAGAAACAGTTTAAAAAGTTGGGCTTGCAACCAGCAAACGGGACCAGCTATTTTCAGGATTTTACTTTTGATCGTAAAGAACATCATGATATTCCAAGCAGAAATGTGATTGGATACCTGGATAACGGAGCCCCCCGTACGATTATCATCGGCGCTCACTATGACCATATCGGTACTGCACTTTTGTTTGATGGAAAGTACCCGGAAGGACAGATCCATTATGGAGCCGATGACAATGCCTCCGGCATCGCTGGCTTACTGGAATTTATCCGGTATTTCGCGAAGAACGGACTGAAGGAACAATTCAATTTCCTGTTCATCGCTTTTGGTGGTGAAGAGATGGGATTACAAGGTTCTAAGTACTATGTAGCTCATCCGGTATTTCCACTGGAAAAAGTACATTTTATGCTGAATATGGATATGATTGGCCGTTACAATGCAGAACGCGGTTTAGGTATCGGCGGTTATGCTAGTGCGGAAGAATGGCCGGATGTATTCAAAGGTGTTGCGCAACCAGGTATTAAGTTCTTCACTGATGGGGCAGGCAAAGGGCCTTCTGATCACCATAATTTCTATATCAGTGGAGTACCTGTTATTTTCCTCCATACAGGGCCACATGACGACTACCACAAACCAACTGATACCGCAAAGAAAGTAGAGGCTAAAGAGGAGTCAGATGTGCTTAAACTGGCCATTCAGTTGATCAATAATGCCATGAAGTACAAAGAGCTGCATTACGTAGCTGACAAATAA
- a CDS encoding cysteine peptidase family C39 domain-containing protein: MINSLIPQRKKHPFPHCKQQGKTDDGPACLHILSTHFGKNLTHEYVRSLWATAESGSPLQDLGDAAGKIGFGTLGAKVSLADILSLDLLPCIGYWYQRRFIVMYKIRGDKVYISDPTAGLITLDKLDFLRGWTQDGEHGIMLYLDPSPPDF; encoded by the coding sequence ATGATCAACAGTCTGATTCCGCAGCGCAAAAAACATCCATTTCCCCACTGTAAACAGCAGGGCAAAACGGACGATGGTCCTGCCTGTTTGCACATATTAAGTACACACTTTGGAAAGAATCTTACACATGAATATGTAAGGTCTCTGTGGGCGACTGCTGAAAGTGGCAGCCCGCTGCAGGACCTCGGCGATGCCGCCGGAAAAATTGGTTTTGGTACTTTGGGGGCAAAAGTTTCTCTGGCTGACATTCTATCACTCGACCTGTTACCCTGTATCGGGTACTGGTATCAGCGCCGTTTTATTGTCATGTATAAAATAAGGGGGGACAAAGTTTATATATCCGACCCTACGGCTGGACTGATCACATTAGACAAATTAGATTTTCTGAGAGGATGGACACAGGACGGCGAGCATGGTATTATGCTGTACCTGGATCCCTCTCCACCTGATTTTTAA
- a CDS encoding lanthionine synthetase LanC family protein, with amino-acid sequence MVKEPVKVESLLAQLHQLIDQHTVDNDTLMSGGKLGLIVYYHSLWQGYRDNTYLDKTYALLDEVLDHMNKGTLELDGPSLATGICGLTSVINLLYKDGLLNIDIDKELAGYDDYLYHQALQLIKDDKQDYLHGAFGIIKYFTDRLPQPKIAIYLREIIRVLYDKCVVTKHGVWFKNIFLFGTGQINFSLSQGQAGFFSVLTALHEAEIDALKTGYLLQQGIRFVRHQLREVDLIGQDWSFFPLTTSEAEDEKNYNNRLGWCYGDLNQVSLFYKASFVLQDENLKQMADLVGGSSLMRKTCEATQVDDIYFLNGTAGLAQYYYSLYRYSNEESYLEGWHYWINETIKRLEVVLNEESFKGRETLMLEGLTGVALVLLGHLINEELPWTDLLLL; translated from the coding sequence ATGGTAAAGGAACCGGTAAAAGTGGAGAGCCTCCTCGCACAGCTTCATCAGCTCATAGATCAGCACACCGTTGATAATGACACCCTGATGAGCGGAGGTAAGCTGGGCCTGATCGTGTACTATCATTCCCTATGGCAGGGGTACAGGGACAATACTTATTTAGATAAGACGTATGCGCTGCTCGACGAGGTATTGGATCATATGAATAAAGGAACCCTGGAACTGGATGGGCCTTCCCTGGCAACCGGTATCTGCGGCCTTACCAGTGTGATCAACCTCCTGTACAAAGACGGCCTTTTGAATATAGACATAGATAAGGAACTGGCCGGATATGACGACTATCTCTACCATCAGGCTTTACAACTGATCAAAGATGATAAACAGGATTATCTGCACGGTGCGTTTGGCATCATCAAGTACTTTACAGACAGGCTGCCACAGCCTAAAATAGCGATATACCTCAGGGAGATCATCCGTGTGTTGTACGATAAATGTGTAGTGACCAAACATGGCGTCTGGTTCAAGAATATCTTTTTATTTGGTACTGGACAGATCAACTTTAGCTTATCGCAGGGACAGGCAGGATTTTTCTCCGTACTTACTGCATTGCATGAAGCAGAGATAGACGCATTAAAGACTGGATACCTGCTACAGCAAGGCATCCGCTTTGTACGACACCAACTGCGCGAAGTGGACCTGATCGGACAGGACTGGTCATTCTTCCCACTCACTACCAGTGAAGCAGAAGATGAAAAAAACTATAATAACCGTCTCGGATGGTGTTATGGAGATCTGAACCAGGTATCTCTTTTTTACAAAGCATCCTTTGTATTACAAGACGAAAACCTTAAGCAGATGGCGGATCTCGTGGGCGGTAGCTCACTGATGCGCAAAACCTGCGAAGCTACCCAGGTCGATGATATTTACTTTCTGAATGGCACCGCCGGGTTAGCTCAGTATTATTATTCGTTGTACCGTTATAGTAATGAAGAAAGTTATCTTGAAGGATGGCATTACTGGATCAATGAAACAATAAAAAGATTGGAAGTAGTGCTGAACGAAGAAAGCTTCAAAGGCCGCGAAACCCTCATGCTGGAAGGCTTGACAGGCGTGGCACTGGTTCTGTTGGGGCACCTGATCAATGAAGAACTTCCATGGACTGATCTGTTGCTTTTATAA
- a CDS encoding S41 family peptidase, with the protein MVAKVEHNYPGYSIKITSANEAAYRLFTDSLRNVADTANSVTCFSILQTWTGYFKDRHLALVFKDIPENKELIDEIFSNSKSFPLSKDSLLKKWATAPDYPLEGIWTLSGMYEVAVIKKDSGYQGVILKGDGKYWKAGQVKFELQPYKIGYWKAAQYNQYHMKDTFTAYVDEQSFIMDLKSYKWEKTFPGQTSQKSIPADSFYFSKTDSNNAILRLPSFELPYKSLIDSLITKNFHTITHTANLIVDIRGNYGGFNICFEKLIPLLYTDPIITQGPVVKATDENIRLYEQMLKSSLFPEDKKPPFIRMVKNLKKHKGGYFQPPADTTTFPKVYAQPEKVGFLMDEGCASATELLILDAKQSKKVTLFGKRSAGVVDYLNLVAPRPLSCSRFLLWIPTARLASLPQHPIDNIGILPDVEIPHHENWINYAQQYLENLEIKIANSSK; encoded by the coding sequence GTGGTTGCTAAAGTAGAGCATAACTATCCGGGATATTCTATCAAGATCACTTCAGCTAATGAAGCTGCTTACAGACTATTTACTGACAGTCTCAGAAACGTGGCTGATACAGCCAATTCCGTTACCTGCTTTTCTATTTTGCAAACCTGGACAGGCTATTTTAAAGACAGACATCTTGCACTCGTATTTAAAGACATTCCAGAAAATAAGGAACTTATCGACGAAATATTTTCCAATAGCAAAAGCTTTCCTTTGTCTAAAGACTCTCTGCTAAAGAAATGGGCTACCGCTCCTGACTACCCGCTGGAAGGAATATGGACCCTGAGTGGAATGTATGAAGTGGCCGTTATTAAAAAGGATAGTGGTTACCAGGGCGTCATATTGAAGGGAGATGGTAAATACTGGAAAGCAGGACAGGTTAAATTTGAATTACAGCCTTATAAAATTGGTTACTGGAAAGCAGCCCAGTATAACCAGTATCATATGAAGGATACCTTCACTGCATACGTCGATGAACAGTCCTTTATTATGGATCTCAAGAGCTATAAATGGGAGAAAACTTTCCCGGGCCAGACCAGTCAAAAATCTATCCCCGCAGATAGCTTCTATTTTTCAAAAACTGATAGTAATAATGCCATATTAAGGTTACCTAGCTTTGAATTACCTTATAAATCGCTCATTGACAGCCTGATAACAAAAAATTTTCATACAATCACTCATACTGCCAACCTCATTGTGGACATACGCGGAAATTATGGAGGATTCAACATTTGCTTCGAAAAACTAATCCCCCTGCTTTATACGGATCCAATAATAACACAGGGACCAGTCGTAAAGGCAACAGATGAAAATATCCGTTTGTATGAGCAGATGCTTAAAAGTTCACTCTTTCCTGAGGACAAAAAACCCCCTTTTATCAGGATGGTCAAAAATCTTAAAAAGCATAAGGGCGGCTATTTCCAGCCTCCGGCGGACACAACCACTTTTCCAAAGGTGTATGCACAACCTGAAAAAGTAGGTTTCCTGATGGATGAAGGCTGCGCCAGTGCCACAGAATTATTAATTTTGGACGCAAAACAAAGTAAAAAAGTAACTTTGTTTGGAAAGCGGTCAGCTGGCGTAGTGGATTACTTAAACCTGGTAGCACCGAGACCTTTGTCCTGCTCCCGTTTTTTACTCTGGATACCCACTGCCAGATTAGCCAGCCTGCCACAACATCCTATTGATAACATTGGTATTTTGCCAGACGTTGAAATCCCTCATCATGAGAACTGGATCAACTATGCGCAGCAATACCTGGAAAACCTGGAGATTAAAATTGCCAATTCTTCAAAATAG
- a CDS encoding sensor histidine kinase, whose amino-acid sequence MRTGSTMRSNTWKTWRLKLPILQNRKISFRQKLSTVLTHVGLWILYALVQVSGSAIQIPNPWPVIIITSIVFAFLSVIFYVNAEWLLPRTLEKGKKALWLVGLAVFFVYNILNRYFILYIIYPVVVHLPTPKVEWRILINISIWYWFNAVALSTAYWFYKLSIKRERKTSLQREEINRKEREQLQLKQEKLELEVAYLRAQINPHFLFNTLGYFYNKTANSHPDVAEGIAALTNIMRSSLKKKGPDGMVSLEEEIEHIESLISIYYMRFNNNIHIEYSRPDNLHGQRILPHILITLVENAFKHGELHNAAYPLKIKLTLDDNGLYFCINNKKRIGPKEISNGIGMEYVQRQLDNTYPKKYSFDIKETDLFYSLSLHIATTEITLHDQLLYN is encoded by the coding sequence ATGAGAACTGGATCAACTATGCGCAGCAATACCTGGAAAACCTGGAGATTAAAATTGCCAATTCTTCAAAATAGAAAAATTTCATTCAGACAAAAGCTATCTACTGTACTGACACATGTAGGGCTCTGGATACTGTACGCACTGGTGCAGGTAAGTGGATCTGCTATTCAGATACCGAACCCGTGGCCTGTCATAATTATCACCAGTATAGTATTTGCATTTCTATCTGTCATTTTTTATGTGAATGCAGAGTGGCTTTTACCTCGAACACTGGAAAAAGGTAAAAAGGCCCTCTGGCTGGTAGGGTTAGCAGTTTTCTTTGTCTATAATATACTTAACAGATATTTTATTTTATACATAATTTATCCTGTTGTGGTTCATCTTCCAACTCCTAAGGTTGAATGGCGCATACTGATCAACATATCGATCTGGTATTGGTTTAATGCTGTTGCACTTTCTACCGCATACTGGTTTTACAAATTATCCATTAAAAGAGAACGAAAAACCAGCTTACAAAGAGAAGAAATCAACCGTAAGGAAAGAGAACAACTGCAGCTCAAACAGGAAAAACTGGAACTCGAAGTCGCCTACCTGCGCGCCCAGATCAATCCACACTTCCTCTTCAACACCCTTGGATATTTCTACAATAAAACCGCCAACTCCCACCCGGATGTGGCCGAAGGCATCGCCGCCCTCACCAATATCATGCGCTCTTCCCTGAAGAAAAAAGGCCCCGATGGCATGGTTTCATTAGAAGAAGAAATCGAACACATCGAAAGCCTGATCAGCATCTACTACATGCGTTTCAATAACAATATCCATATTGAATACAGCAGACCTGACAACCTGCACGGCCAACGAATCCTACCACACATACTCATCACACTGGTAGAAAACGCTTTCAAACATGGTGAACTGCACAATGCCGCTTACCCGCTGAAAATAAAGCTCACTTTAGATGATAATGGCCTCTATTTCTGTATCAACAACAAAAAACGGATAGGTCCAAAAGAAATATCCAACGGCATCGGCATGGAATACGTGCAGCGCCAGCTGGACAACACCTATCCTAAAAAATATTCCTTTGATATAAAAGAGACGGACCTGTTTTATAGCCTGTCTTTACATATTGCTACCACCGAAATTACCCTACATGATCAACTGTTATATAATTGA
- a CDS encoding LytTR family DNA-binding domain-containing protein, whose translation MINCYIIDDEQHAIDLLTGYVQRTPFLKLVGSTTEALDAIKVISNEKVDLVFLDIHMPSISGIDLLKIFNNQTKVVLTTAYSEYAMDGYEHDVVDYLLKPITYQRFLKAAQKTLNMFQTMYVSKGENNEKVEPEVDYLFVKSEHKGKQIKVNFNDIDYIEGLKNYVAFHCDKEKILALLKMKDLEQTLPPRQFARIHNSFIISLNRIVSVDGNQVILRKPDQQTVALPIGITFKQPFFDMIKLNK comes from the coding sequence ATGATCAACTGTTATATAATTGACGACGAACAACACGCCATAGACCTGCTAACGGGTTATGTACAACGTACCCCCTTCCTGAAACTGGTAGGTAGTACCACCGAAGCCCTCGATGCAATCAAAGTGATCAGTAATGAAAAAGTAGACCTGGTATTCCTGGATATTCACATGCCCAGCATCTCGGGTATCGACCTGCTCAAGATCTTTAACAACCAGACCAAAGTCGTTCTCACTACCGCCTACAGCGAATACGCCATGGACGGTTATGAACACGATGTAGTCGACTACCTGCTCAAACCCATCACCTACCAGCGCTTTCTGAAAGCCGCGCAGAAAACACTGAACATGTTCCAAACCATGTATGTGAGCAAAGGTGAAAACAATGAAAAGGTAGAACCCGAAGTAGACTACCTGTTTGTAAAATCAGAACATAAGGGTAAACAGATCAAAGTCAATTTCAACGATATCGATTATATAGAAGGACTGAAAAACTATGTCGCTTTTCATTGTGATAAGGAAAAGATTCTGGCCTTGCTCAAGATGAAAGACCTGGAGCAAACCCTGCCCCCACGGCAGTTCGCCAGGATTCACAACTCCTTCATCATCTCCCTGAACAGGATCGTTTCTGTAGATGGCAACCAGGTCATTCTACGCAAACCAGATCAGCAAACGGTGGCCCTGCCAATCGGCATTACGTTCAAGCAACCTTTCTTTGATATGATCAAACTCAATAAGTAA
- a CDS encoding outer membrane beta-barrel protein, with amino-acid sequence MKPIQLSVLFFCLCSTVRLPAQSLRLSVSGKITDTLSNQNLPFAMVLLLTDTIRQATQTDKEGNFNFENLKPGSYSLQVKYLGYRDKTTGPFQLSTQSLVLPAIGMLSVSYDLNTHQVTALKPLIEQTADKMIINVAESPLATGNTLEELLRRSPGVRLDDDGSITLNGKKVMVYVNDRPSYFTAAMLKNLLLSTASNAVDKIELIANPSVKYDAAASAIINIKLKKSGKSGTNGSLSVGGGGGRYGRYTAGGDLNYRNDKVNIYGNYNYQRNEQFYDVHTARILDAEYIDEGNYEVRKKDIHNVNAGISYTIDKKNNIGLDLKGNFLGRERDGMDQTMFRASQSAPFDSLLNMHTLGHANINNYSANLFYQHNFDSTGTQLSINGDYAYYDQRWNDNFNTAYLDTEMKVYQMPYVIRNSSPVSVAIRSVSADFTRPTKIGVFDAGLKTVFVKTDSDIRWEVLDNDTWVNDATKTNHFIYDENVNAGYINYHNQFKKWVLQAGVRVENTHVKGNSITNSSVFTKDYTGVYPGFTLQYKASASQRFGLSVRRSIDRPQYEYVNPFLFFRSKYYYFQGNPALNPQNSTSVELSHSWKQRLFTTLSISRTNDVIAGVYEAGPNKVLITTYQNVTRFDNYNLSVTYSTALTKWWNTMNSVQVYYMHYDYNDITLPKSKPGAYVISNNTFSIPRLFTLELNAIYSSRSNTGLGALTSYFVLNTGIQRNVLKNKGTLKLSVNDIFRGQQFTLASDYQQVNIRQHFLFDSRFAMLSFTYRFGNSKIKPRTERQTGIEKEKKRIQSN; translated from the coding sequence ATGAAGCCGATACAACTGAGTGTACTATTCTTTTGTCTGTGCAGCACTGTCCGTTTGCCTGCACAGTCACTCAGACTATCCGTTTCAGGCAAAATAACCGATACCCTCAGCAACCAAAATCTGCCATTTGCCATGGTGTTATTACTCACGGATACCATCAGGCAAGCTACCCAGACTGACAAAGAGGGTAATTTCAATTTCGAAAACCTGAAACCGGGTAGCTATAGCCTCCAGGTGAAATACCTCGGCTATCGCGACAAAACGACCGGCCCGTTTCAACTGAGTACCCAATCCCTGGTGCTGCCTGCTATTGGCATGCTATCGGTCTCTTACGATCTGAATACCCACCAGGTGACGGCCCTGAAGCCACTCATTGAGCAGACAGCCGACAAAATGATCATCAATGTAGCCGAGAGCCCACTCGCTACCGGCAATACATTGGAGGAACTCCTCCGCCGATCGCCAGGTGTGAGACTGGACGATGATGGTTCCATTACCCTCAACGGAAAGAAGGTGATGGTTTACGTCAACGATCGTCCGTCTTATTTTACCGCTGCTATGCTCAAAAATCTATTGCTCTCCACTGCTTCCAACGCGGTTGACAAAATAGAACTGATCGCTAACCCTTCTGTAAAATACGATGCCGCCGCTTCGGCCATCATCAACATAAAGTTGAAAAAGTCAGGTAAATCCGGTACCAACGGTAGCCTGAGTGTAGGAGGAGGGGGAGGTCGTTACGGTCGTTACACCGCTGGTGGAGACCTGAACTACCGCAATGATAAGGTGAACATTTACGGAAACTACAATTACCAGCGAAACGAACAGTTCTACGACGTTCATACGGCCCGTATCCTGGATGCAGAATACATAGATGAGGGAAATTACGAAGTGCGCAAAAAGGACATCCATAATGTCAATGCGGGCATTAGCTATACAATCGATAAAAAGAACAATATAGGCCTGGATCTGAAGGGGAACTTCCTGGGCCGTGAAAGAGATGGCATGGACCAGACCATGTTCCGCGCCAGTCAGTCAGCCCCTTTTGATTCCCTGCTGAATATGCATACCCTCGGGCATGCCAATATCAATAACTATTCAGCCAACCTGTTTTACCAGCATAACTTTGACAGTACCGGCACCCAGCTCTCCATCAATGGTGACTATGCTTATTACGATCAGCGCTGGAATGACAATTTCAACACCGCCTACCTGGATACCGAGATGAAGGTATATCAGATGCCTTATGTGATTCGCAACAGTTCTCCCGTATCTGTGGCCATCCGTTCCGTATCGGCTGATTTTACCCGACCTACTAAAATAGGCGTCTTCGATGCCGGTTTGAAAACCGTCTTTGTAAAAACAGACAGCGACATCCGTTGGGAAGTGCTGGATAATGATACCTGGGTGAACGATGCCACCAAGACCAACCATTTCATTTACGATGAAAATGTCAATGCAGGGTACATCAATTATCATAACCAATTTAAGAAATGGGTGTTGCAGGCAGGTGTGCGGGTCGAGAACACCCATGTAAAGGGAAACAGTATTACGAATTCAAGTGTGTTCACAAAGGACTATACCGGGGTTTACCCCGGTTTTACCCTGCAATACAAAGCGTCTGCATCGCAGCGGTTTGGTCTGTCTGTAAGAAGGAGTATTGACAGGCCCCAGTATGAATATGTAAATCCGTTCCTGTTCTTCCGGAGCAAGTATTATTACTTCCAGGGCAACCCGGCCCTGAATCCACAGAATAGCACTTCTGTAGAGTTATCACATTCCTGGAAACAGCGGTTATTTACAACACTTAGCATCTCCCGTACCAACGATGTGATTGCCGGTGTGTACGAAGCGGGGCCTAACAAGGTGCTGATTACCACTTATCAAAACGTGACTCGTTTTGATAACTACAATCTGAGCGTTACATATTCGACTGCTTTGACGAAGTGGTGGAATACGATGAACTCTGTTCAGGTCTACTACATGCACTACGATTACAACGACATCACATTGCCAAAGTCAAAACCCGGAGCATATGTGATTTCAAATAATACCTTTAGTATTCCCCGTCTTTTTACGCTGGAGCTGAATGCGATTTATTCATCCAGATCTAATACGGGCCTGGGTGCGCTGACCAGTTATTTTGTGTTGAATACAGGGATACAAAGAAATGTATTGAAGAACAAAGGAACGCTCAAGCTGAGTGTGAACGATATTTTCAGGGGACAGCAATTTACATTAGCGTCGGATTACCAGCAGGTAAATATCCGCCAGCATTTTTTATTTGACTCCCGCTTTGCGATGCTGAGTTTTACATACCGGTTCGGTAATAGTAAGATAAAGCCAAGAACGGAAAGACAAACGGGTATTGAAAAAGAAAAGAAACGGATTCAATCAAATTAA